One genomic segment of Catalinimonas alkaloidigena includes these proteins:
- a CDS encoding SusC/RagA family TonB-linked outer membrane protein — MNYGFQDKYLLTATVRRDGSSKFGPDKRYGLFPSASVAWRVSQEDFLQSSQLIDDLKFRVSYGLTGNQNIGDFAFITRAGAAPYVFGNSVVVGNAPQNIGNPNLQWEATKQFDIGIDLSLFEGRIYSTLDYYDKQSEDLLISTPIPLTSGVSQDPIVNLGSVKNTGVEFSVLSRNIIGAFSWTTDFNISYNKNEVIDIGTNSIGEPLEIPGQLIPLSNQQANLTRAGHPVGAFYMYQYDGVWQQGQEDEALRWSSAVPGDPRYADLNGNGVLDVEDKTFVGNPHPKFFGGMDNTFAYKNLSLSVFLNFATGYQVYNTARNLFSRGVPFVQNFAEVNGFWTPENPSNTVPRPSQGGNTTTLTTLVSDRFLEDADFLRVKNVRLSYNFPASFFSGRIVRGAQLSLTATNLFTFTKYSGLDPEASSRTSLLSAGIDYTPYPLTRLISLGAQFTF, encoded by the coding sequence GTGAATTATGGTTTTCAGGATAAATATCTGCTGACCGCTACTGTGCGTCGGGACGGTTCTTCCAAATTTGGGCCGGACAAACGATATGGTCTGTTCCCTTCAGCTTCAGTGGCATGGAGAGTTTCTCAGGAAGACTTTTTACAGTCTTCTCAACTCATTGATGACCTGAAGTTTAGGGTAAGCTACGGCCTGACAGGGAATCAGAACATTGGAGATTTCGCTTTTATCACCCGCGCAGGTGCAGCCCCTTATGTGTTTGGAAACAGTGTAGTAGTAGGTAATGCGCCACAAAATATTGGTAATCCTAACCTGCAATGGGAAGCTACCAAGCAATTTGACATAGGGATAGACCTTTCATTGTTTGAAGGAAGAATCTATTCAACCCTGGATTACTATGATAAACAGTCGGAAGACCTGCTGATATCTACGCCCATCCCTCTCACCTCAGGCGTAAGTCAGGATCCTATTGTAAACCTCGGCTCAGTAAAAAATACCGGTGTTGAATTCTCTGTTTTGTCCAGAAACATAATAGGTGCTTTTTCCTGGACAACGGATTTTAACATATCATATAACAAAAATGAGGTAATTGATATTGGTACCAACTCTATCGGGGAGCCTTTGGAGATTCCCGGCCAGTTGATTCCGCTATCTAACCAGCAAGCCAACCTGACGCGGGCTGGCCATCCCGTAGGCGCTTTCTATATGTACCAGTATGATGGCGTCTGGCAGCAGGGGCAGGAAGATGAAGCATTACGGTGGTCCAGCGCTGTGCCTGGAGATCCCCGTTATGCGGACTTGAACGGAAATGGGGTGTTGGATGTAGAAGACAAAACATTTGTAGGCAACCCTCATCCCAAATTCTTTGGAGGTATGGATAACACCTTTGCCTACAAAAACCTTTCATTGTCCGTATTTCTCAATTTCGCTACCGGCTATCAGGTATATAATACAGCTCGGAACCTGTTTTCCAGAGGAGTTCCTTTTGTCCAGAATTTCGCTGAGGTAAATGGCTTCTGGACGCCGGAAAACCCTAGCAACACTGTCCCCAGACCTTCTCAGGGAGGAAATACAACTACGCTGACAACCTTGGTCTCTGATCGTTTTCTGGAAGATGCGGATTTTCTGCGGGTGAAAAACGTCAGATTATCCTACAATTTCCCTGCATCATTTTTCAGTGGAAGAATTGTCCGGGGAGCACAGCTTAGTTTGACGGCAACCAATCTGTTTACTTTTACCAAATATTCAGGCTTAGATCCTGAGGCTTCCAGTCGCACAAGTCTGCTTTCGGCGGGTATAGATTATACCCCCTATCCCCTTACCAGGCTGATATCATTGGGAGCACAATTCACCTTTTAA
- a CDS encoding SusC/RagA family TonB-linked outer membrane protein, whose product MQLKTTQKTRVMLGSLLLMFSFCTLQAQNLASVGDSQPLVYQSYQGEGELLQNFLMQLENDYEVQFAYDGELINGQKVNVSIEEGQSLEAILNIVLNMHALQYQKLGEKLYVIKRQEQKELRKLDKAPDDKDNSKEKPLAIGSLRSGIKPLEQTISGIVSDEDSGQPLPGVNVLAKGTTIGTVTDVEGQYRLTVGDDVSTLVFSSIGYVSQEVPINDRNSINISLLPDVQSLSEVVVVGYGTQKKADVTGSVASVSEEALQSRPMANFEDALQGRSSGVQVRQAGGDLSGKFTINIRGVGSVTGSNDPLVVVDGVPLFSGDFSTINPKDIASIDILKDASATAIYGSRAANGVVIVTTKKGKAGATQFTFSTDLGFEEITESFDVMSTEEQRLLFVEAFKNSNRDISVYDDPTNPAWQVDTDWQELGTRTAFRQNYNLGFSGGSEKTQFSGSASYLNREGTLLNSDLKSWSLRVNMNSELNDWLKITTNLTGSHQVQNVQNNDSWGSSGFRSLVYQHSFTPAYDEEGNLTAVNTTAAPYFGANDNPLIDMVLPTREDNVTRILGNTKLDVKLTDELVLSGNLGGDIVLGDGYTYLPVYQIGRFSRPEGSVTVPTSKQINWVSDLTLNYDKQINQHNIKTLLGFSAQQFLTKNNTTTGTGTIDNALNQLSNQTNFNASGADISARPGIYFPAGELWFSG is encoded by the coding sequence ATGCAACTTAAAACTACACAAAAAACCAGAGTAATGTTAGGGTCATTGCTTTTGATGTTCAGTTTCTGCACGCTGCAGGCTCAAAATTTAGCCTCAGTAGGAGACAGCCAGCCCTTGGTATACCAAAGCTATCAGGGTGAAGGGGAATTACTGCAAAACTTTCTGATGCAATTAGAAAATGACTACGAAGTACAGTTTGCCTATGACGGAGAGTTAATCAATGGCCAGAAAGTCAACGTCAGCATAGAAGAAGGACAAAGTCTGGAAGCCATACTCAATATCGTGCTCAATATGCATGCACTGCAATATCAAAAGCTTGGAGAAAAACTCTATGTCATCAAACGCCAGGAGCAGAAAGAACTCCGAAAGCTTGATAAAGCTCCTGATGATAAAGATAACTCTAAGGAAAAGCCTTTGGCGATCGGTTCTTTGCGTTCTGGCATTAAACCTTTGGAACAAACTATTAGTGGCATTGTATCTGACGAAGATTCTGGGCAACCATTACCGGGAGTCAATGTGCTAGCGAAAGGAACCACAATTGGTACAGTTACTGACGTTGAAGGTCAGTACCGCCTGACTGTTGGAGATGATGTTAGTACGCTTGTATTTTCTTCTATAGGCTATGTTTCTCAGGAAGTACCAATTAATGATAGAAATAGCATTAATATATCTCTCCTGCCAGATGTGCAATCCCTTTCAGAGGTAGTAGTAGTAGGCTATGGTACCCAGAAGAAAGCGGATGTTACGGGTTCTGTTGCCTCCGTCTCTGAAGAGGCCTTACAAAGCAGACCGATGGCCAATTTTGAAGATGCTTTACAGGGCAGGTCTAGTGGCGTACAGGTAAGGCAGGCAGGAGGAGACCTGAGTGGTAAATTTACCATCAATATCAGAGGAGTAGGATCGGTCACCGGGAGCAACGACCCATTAGTTGTGGTAGATGGCGTTCCGCTCTTCAGTGGTGACTTTTCTACCATCAACCCTAAAGATATTGCCTCAATTGACATATTAAAAGACGCCTCTGCCACTGCCATTTATGGCTCCAGGGCAGCTAATGGCGTAGTCATCGTCACCACAAAAAAAGGCAAAGCCGGGGCCACACAATTTACCTTCAGCACTGACCTGGGGTTTGAAGAAATTACCGAATCCTTTGATGTCATGAGCACTGAAGAGCAACGCCTCTTGTTTGTGGAAGCTTTCAAAAATTCAAACCGTGATATTTCAGTTTATGATGATCCAACCAACCCCGCCTGGCAGGTAGATACAGATTGGCAAGAGCTGGGCACCAGGACCGCATTCAGACAAAACTATAACTTAGGCTTCAGTGGCGGTTCTGAAAAAACACAGTTTTCAGGCTCCGCTTCTTACCTAAACCGGGAGGGTACCTTGCTGAACTCTGACCTTAAGTCCTGGTCATTGAGGGTGAACATGAACTCAGAGCTGAACGATTGGCTTAAAATTACTACGAATCTGACCGGAAGCCATCAGGTACAAAATGTCCAGAACAATGACTCCTGGGGTAGCAGTGGTTTCAGAAGCCTCGTCTATCAACACTCTTTTACGCCAGCCTATGACGAGGAGGGTAATTTAACCGCTGTGAATACAACCGCAGCGCCCTATTTTGGGGCGAATGACAACCCACTTATTGACATGGTATTGCCTACCAGAGAAGATAATGTGACCAGAATCCTGGGTAACACCAAGTTAGATGTAAAGCTGACAGATGAACTAGTACTATCAGGGAATCTGGGTGGAGATATCGTCCTGGGGGATGGATATACCTACTTACCTGTCTATCAAATTGGTAGATTCAGCCGTCCTGAAGGAAGTGTTACGGTACCCACCAGCAAGCAGATTAACTGGGTATCTGATCTTACTTTGAATTATGACAAGCAAATTAACCAACATAATATCAAGACCCTGCTAGGGTTTTCTGCTCAGCAGTTCCTTACCAAAAATAACACTACCACAGGTACAGGAACCATTGATAACGCTCTCAACCAGCTTTCTAACCAAACCAACTTCAATGCCAGCGGGGCTGATATAAGTGCGCGGCCTGGTATCTACTTTCCTGCGGGTGAATTATGGTTTTCAGGATAA
- a CDS encoding FecR family protein codes for MKHAKFYKYADFQVEDFLNDEYFQEWIVSPDEEKEAYWKEYVLRFPLQKEKVEEARKLFEGLRYTPYSLSKEKQDEMLQRINTHASALNYERSAPFYQKKYFAVAASLSLVILSTLFWLVPLFNETYETTFQETKTVVLSDGSEVTLNANSKIKVVIDTEENQPREVWLEGEAYFEVKHLDEKMAVSRPNLNKFVVHTANLDIEVLGTTFNVSSRSRKSEVLLKEGSIKVASEQVEQTQILKPGDLLALSVEDKDFHIKKMERDVELPWRENFFVFQNTPLKEVAKIMEDYYGVQVEIIDVRLRDKIFTAKVYRSDLPILLQAIEASFNVKVNRQGSKIQISH; via the coding sequence ATGAAGCACGCTAAGTTTTACAAGTATGCTGATTTTCAGGTAGAAGACTTCCTCAACGATGAATACTTTCAGGAGTGGATAGTAAGTCCTGATGAGGAAAAAGAGGCCTATTGGAAAGAATATGTGCTACGCTTCCCCCTCCAGAAAGAGAAAGTAGAAGAAGCACGTAAACTGTTTGAAGGTCTCCGCTACACCCCATATTCTTTATCCAAAGAAAAGCAGGATGAGATGCTTCAAAGGATAAATACACATGCTTCTGCGCTGAATTATGAGAGAAGCGCTCCATTTTATCAGAAAAAGTACTTCGCTGTAGCGGCCTCCTTATCTTTGGTGATACTCTCTACCCTATTTTGGTTAGTGCCACTTTTTAATGAAACATACGAAACCACCTTCCAGGAGACAAAAACAGTCGTGCTTTCTGACGGTAGTGAAGTAACGCTCAATGCAAACTCTAAGATCAAGGTTGTGATCGATACTGAGGAAAATCAGCCGCGGGAAGTGTGGCTGGAGGGAGAAGCGTATTTTGAAGTAAAGCATCTGGATGAAAAGATGGCAGTATCGAGGCCCAATCTGAATAAGTTTGTAGTACATACTGCTAATCTTGACATAGAAGTATTGGGTACCACCTTCAATGTCTCCAGCCGTTCAAGAAAGAGTGAGGTCCTCCTGAAAGAAGGCAGCATAAAGGTAGCGAGTGAACAGGTTGAGCAAACACAAATATTAAAACCGGGAGATCTGTTGGCACTATCAGTAGAGGATAAAGACTTTCATATAAAAAAAATGGAGAGGGATGTAGAACTGCCATGGCGAGAGAACTTCTTTGTTTTTCAAAATACGCCTCTGAAAGAGGTGGCAAAAATAATGGAAGATTATTATGGGGTGCAGGTAGAGATAATAGATGTTAGGTTGAGGGATAAAATCTTTACTGCCAAAGTCTATAGAAGTGATCTGCCTATTTTGCTACAAGCCATAGAGGCCTCATTCAATGTAAAGGTAAACAGACAAGGAAGTAAGATTCAGATAAGTCATTAA
- a CDS encoding RNA polymerase sigma factor has product MKFIKQHIRNSAAKLHAESEGFDLFSDTDLWSELIKGSHNAFEQIYYRYVNLLYDYGFRLSGEPQLVEDCIQDFFTDLWVKRNKLPQVKAVKSYLLVSLKRRLFRKLAHQKKDVLKVYEALEPRMAGFDPDFDVGHAEDSRIALTQALTHLSNKQKEAIYLRFYNLLSYEEIAEVMEVQVKAVYKLMARALKVLRATMNQPIITHLLIAILAS; this is encoded by the coding sequence ATGAAATTCATTAAGCAACATATTAGAAATTCTGCTGCTAAGCTTCATGCTGAAAGTGAAGGTTTTGATCTGTTTTCTGATACGGATCTTTGGAGTGAACTTATTAAAGGAAGCCATAATGCTTTTGAGCAGATTTACTATCGATATGTAAACCTACTATACGACTATGGATTTAGATTGAGTGGGGAGCCTCAATTAGTGGAAGACTGCATACAGGATTTCTTTACTGATCTTTGGGTGAAAAGGAATAAGCTACCTCAGGTTAAAGCGGTTAAATCTTATCTGCTGGTTTCGCTAAAAAGAAGGTTGTTCAGAAAACTGGCGCATCAAAAAAAAGATGTACTCAAAGTTTATGAAGCTTTGGAACCAAGAATGGCTGGGTTTGACCCTGATTTTGATGTGGGCCATGCTGAAGACAGTAGGATTGCCCTTACCCAAGCCTTAACTCATCTTAGTAATAAACAGAAAGAAGCCATTTATCTACGGTTCTATAACCTGCTTTCCTATGAAGAAATAGCCGAAGTAATGGAAGTACAGGTGAAGGCAGTCTATAAGCTGATGGCAAGAGCATTGAAAGTACTTCGGGCTACTATGAACCAACCTATCATTACCCATCTTCTAATTGCCATTTTAGCATCATAA